A stretch of Gorilla gorilla gorilla isolate KB3781 chromosome 9, NHGRI_mGorGor1-v2.1_pri, whole genome shotgun sequence DNA encodes these proteins:
- the C9H11orf54 gene encoding ester hydrolase C11orf54 homolog isoform X1 has translation MACAEFSFHVPSLEELAGVMQKGLKDIFADVQVSVVDCPDLTKEPFTFPVKGICGKTRIAEVGGVPYLLPLVNQKKVYDLNKIAKEIKLPGAFILGAGAGPFQTLGFNSEFMPVIQTESEHKPPVNGSYFAHVNPADGGCLLEKYSEKCHDFQCALLANLFASEGQPGKVIEVKAKRRTGPLNFVTCMRETLEKHYGNKPIGMGGTFIIQKGKVKSHIMPAEFSSCPLNSDEEVNKWLHFYEMKAPLVCLPVFVSRDPGFDLRLEHTHFFSRHGEGGHYHYDTTPDIVEYLGYFLPAEFLYRIDQPKETHSIGRD, from the exons CAGGTCTCTGTAGTTGATTGCCCTGATTTGACTAAGGAACCCTTTACCTTTCCTGTAAAAG GCATCTGTGGGAAAACTAGAATTGCAGAAGTAGGAGGTGTGCCTTACTTATTGCCTCTTGTAAaccaaaaaaaa GTTTATGATCTGAATAAAATTGCAAAAGAAATCAAGCTGCCTGGAGCCTTTATTCTTGGAGCAGGAGCAGGTCCATTTCAGACTCTCGGGTTCAATTCTGAG TTTATGCCAGTTATTCAGACAGAAAGTGAACACAAGCCTCCTGTAAATGGAAGTTACTTTGCCCATGTGAACCCTGCAGATGGAGGGTGCCTACTGGAGAAATACAGTGAGAAATGTCATGATTTTCAGTGTGCATTACTGGCTAATCTTTTTGCCAGCGAGGGCCAACCTGGCAAG GTAATTGAGGTGAAAGCCAAAAGAAGAACTGGACCACTTAACTTTGTGACTTGTATGAGAGAGACCCTGGAAAAACATTATGGAAATAAGCCTATAGGAATGGGAGGTACTTTCATAATTCAGAAGGGAAAAGTGAAGTCTCACATTATG CCTGCAGAATTTTCTTCCTGCCCCTTGAACTCTGATGAAGAAGTGAATAAATGGTTGCATTTTTATGAAATGAAAGCTCCTTTGGTTTGTCTACCAGTTTTTGTCTCCAGAGACCCA GGGTTTGATTTGCGACTGGAGCACACTCATTTTTTTAGTCGTCATGGAGAAGGTGGACACTACCATTATGACACTACTCCAGATATAGTGGAATATCTTGGATACTTCTTACCTGCAGAGTTTCTCTATCGCATTGATCAACCAAAAGAGACTCATTCAATTGGGCGAGATTAA
- the C9H11orf54 gene encoding ester hydrolase C11orf54 homolog isoform X2, giving the protein MQKGLKDIFADVQVSVVDCPDLTKEPFTFPVKGICGKTRIAEVGGVPYLLPLVNQKKVYDLNKIAKEIKLPGAFILGAGAGPFQTLGFNSEFMPVIQTESEHKPPVNGSYFAHVNPADGGCLLEKYSEKCHDFQCALLANLFASEGQPGKVIEVKAKRRTGPLNFVTCMRETLEKHYGNKPIGMGGTFIIQKGKVKSHIMPAEFSSCPLNSDEEVNKWLHFYEMKAPLVCLPVFVSRDPGFDLRLEHTHFFSRHGEGGHYHYDTTPDIVEYLGYFLPAEFLYRIDQPKETHSIGRD; this is encoded by the exons CAGGTCTCTGTAGTTGATTGCCCTGATTTGACTAAGGAACCCTTTACCTTTCCTGTAAAAG GCATCTGTGGGAAAACTAGAATTGCAGAAGTAGGAGGTGTGCCTTACTTATTGCCTCTTGTAAaccaaaaaaaa GTTTATGATCTGAATAAAATTGCAAAAGAAATCAAGCTGCCTGGAGCCTTTATTCTTGGAGCAGGAGCAGGTCCATTTCAGACTCTCGGGTTCAATTCTGAG TTTATGCCAGTTATTCAGACAGAAAGTGAACACAAGCCTCCTGTAAATGGAAGTTACTTTGCCCATGTGAACCCTGCAGATGGAGGGTGCCTACTGGAGAAATACAGTGAGAAATGTCATGATTTTCAGTGTGCATTACTGGCTAATCTTTTTGCCAGCGAGGGCCAACCTGGCAAG GTAATTGAGGTGAAAGCCAAAAGAAGAACTGGACCACTTAACTTTGTGACTTGTATGAGAGAGACCCTGGAAAAACATTATGGAAATAAGCCTATAGGAATGGGAGGTACTTTCATAATTCAGAAGGGAAAAGTGAAGTCTCACATTATG CCTGCAGAATTTTCTTCCTGCCCCTTGAACTCTGATGAAGAAGTGAATAAATGGTTGCATTTTTATGAAATGAAAGCTCCTTTGGTTTGTCTACCAGTTTTTGTCTCCAGAGACCCA GGGTTTGATTTGCGACTGGAGCACACTCATTTTTTTAGTCGTCATGGAGAAGGTGGACACTACCATTATGACACTACTCCAGATATAGTGGAATATCTTGGATACTTCTTACCTGCAGAGTTTCTCTATCGCATTGATCAACCAAAAGAGACTCATTCAATTGGGCGAGATTAA
- the C9H11orf54 gene encoding ester hydrolase C11orf54 homolog isoform X3, translated as MACAEFSFHVPSLEELAGGICGKTRIAEVGGVPYLLPLVNQKKVYDLNKIAKEIKLPGAFILGAGAGPFQTLGFNSEFMPVIQTESEHKPPVNGSYFAHVNPADGGCLLEKYSEKCHDFQCALLANLFASEGQPGKVIEVKAKRRTGPLNFVTCMRETLEKHYGNKPIGMGGTFIIQKGKVKSHIMPAEFSSCPLNSDEEVNKWLHFYEMKAPLVCLPVFVSRDPGFDLRLEHTHFFSRHGEGGHYHYDTTPDIVEYLGYFLPAEFLYRIDQPKETHSIGRD; from the exons GCATCTGTGGGAAAACTAGAATTGCAGAAGTAGGAGGTGTGCCTTACTTATTGCCTCTTGTAAaccaaaaaaaa GTTTATGATCTGAATAAAATTGCAAAAGAAATCAAGCTGCCTGGAGCCTTTATTCTTGGAGCAGGAGCAGGTCCATTTCAGACTCTCGGGTTCAATTCTGAG TTTATGCCAGTTATTCAGACAGAAAGTGAACACAAGCCTCCTGTAAATGGAAGTTACTTTGCCCATGTGAACCCTGCAGATGGAGGGTGCCTACTGGAGAAATACAGTGAGAAATGTCATGATTTTCAGTGTGCATTACTGGCTAATCTTTTTGCCAGCGAGGGCCAACCTGGCAAG GTAATTGAGGTGAAAGCCAAAAGAAGAACTGGACCACTTAACTTTGTGACTTGTATGAGAGAGACCCTGGAAAAACATTATGGAAATAAGCCTATAGGAATGGGAGGTACTTTCATAATTCAGAAGGGAAAAGTGAAGTCTCACATTATG CCTGCAGAATTTTCTTCCTGCCCCTTGAACTCTGATGAAGAAGTGAATAAATGGTTGCATTTTTATGAAATGAAAGCTCCTTTGGTTTGTCTACCAGTTTTTGTCTCCAGAGACCCA GGGTTTGATTTGCGACTGGAGCACACTCATTTTTTTAGTCGTCATGGAGAAGGTGGACACTACCATTATGACACTACTCCAGATATAGTGGAATATCTTGGATACTTCTTACCTGCAGAGTTTCTCTATCGCATTGATCAACCAAAAGAGACTCATTCAATTGGGCGAGATTAA